In Streptomyces sannanensis, the DNA window CGACGGCCTGCCCGTCACTGCGATCGGCCGCGACGCCGCCGCGAAGATCTGGTACCGCGCGCTGTCGACCTACATGACCTCCTCCACCAACTACGCCGCCGCCCGCACCGCCACCCTGCAGGCGGCCGCCGACCTGTACGGGCTCGGCAGCGACACCTACAACAACACCGCCAACGCCTGGGCCGCCATCAACGTCGGCAGCCGCATCGTCCAGGGCGTGACGGTCACCGATCCCGGCCTCCAGACCACGCTGGTCAACAAGTCCGCGAGCCTGCAGATCCAGGCCACCAGCACCAACCCGGGCGCGCTGACCTACACGGCCACCGGCCTGCCGGCCGGCCTGTCGCTCAACGCCTCCACCGGCCTGATCTCCGGCACCCCCACCACGCTGGGCACCAGCACGGTCACGGTCACGGTCACGGACTCGACCAACGCCTCCTCCACCGCGACGTTCACCTGGAACGTCGTCAGCGTGATCAAGACCTTCGAGAACACCACCGACGTCGCCATCCCGGACGGGGGCGCCGCGGCCTTCTCGGACGTCAACGTCACCGGGATCGCCGGCAAGGCACCGCGTGCCCTCAAGGTCGACGTGGACATCAAGCACACCTGGCGCGGTGACCTGGTCATCGACCTGGTGGCCCCTGACGGCACGCTGTACCGCCTGAAGGATTCCAACATCAACGACTCGGCCGACGACGTGCTCGCCACCTACACCGTGAACGCCTCCAAGAAGACCGCCAACGGCACCTGGAAGCTCAAGGTCCAGGACGTGTTCCGCGGCGACAGCGGCTTCATCAACAGCTGGAAGCTGACCTTCTGACCTCAGTAGCAGCACACTGAGGCGGCGGGACCCCTCCCGCCCGGGCCCGGCCGGATATGACCGGCCGGGCCCGAACGCTGCTCCGGGCTCCGGGCCGCGAGACCCGGGACGAATTGCAGATCCACCTGGTTCCTGTGCTGCCGGGCGGTGGAGTGCGGCTGTTCGGAGTGCGGCTGTTCAAGGGAACGGGCGACCGTACACGCGAGTTCGAGACCACCAGGGTCATCGGCCTCCCCGGGCTCGCCCACCTCCGGATACGCCCCGTCAAGTGACGACCGGCGGCCCGGTGCGGGCCGCCGGTCGCCCGACTCAGTGGGCGTCGCGGATGAGAGAACGCACCAGTCGGCACGTGGTGTTGGACGGCGAGTGGATCCCGATCCGGGCGGCGGTGGCGCGTATCCGCCGGTTACGAGCCTGCTCGGCGCGGTAGACACCCGTGTCGAGCAGCGCGATGGCCAGACGCATGGCCTTCAGGCTGCGATTGTGGGACTCGTACCATTCGCGCGGCTGCCCGGCAGGCAGCCGCTTCTTCTTCAGCGGCTTCGTCGTGACTGCGGCTACGGCCATCAGCGACCTCCAGGCTCGGTGAAAGGACCTCCTCGCGGACCCTCACGAACTACCTCCATTTTACTGGCCACCACTGACAAAAGGCCCTGGCCAGACCCGGTTTACGGGCCTCCGGGGTACCGTGGGCCGCATGGAGATCTGGATCAATCCGGCGTGCTCGAAGTGCCGCAGCGCGCTCACCCTGCTCGACGCCGAGGGCGCCGACTACACCGTCCGCCGCTACTTGGAGGAGGTGCCCAGTACGGACGAGATCCGTGCGGTCCTGGACCGGCTCGGACTCGAGCCCTGGGACATCACCCGCACCGGGGAGGCGATCGCGAAGGAGCTCGACCTGAAGAGCTGGCCGCGCGACGAGGAGTCCCGGGACCGCTGGATCGCGGCGTTGTCCGAGCACCCGAAGCTGATCCAGCGGCCGATCATCACGGCCGACGACGGCACGGCGGTGGTGGCCCGTACGGAAGAGGCGGTCAGGGACGCCCTGTCCCGATGAGGAACTCCGCGATACGCACGTTCGGTTCGGCGGGCCCGTGGAGCGGAAGCGTGTGATGCGTGGCGCCGGGGAGCGTCACGCACTCGGCGTCCGGGAGCAGTTCGGCGGCCCGCGCCGCGACCTTCCGGACGTCGTGCGCCCTGCTCCGCCCGGCGAGCAGGATCAGCGTGGGCGGTTCGAGCGCGCGCAGTGCGTCGGCGGTCGGCCGTGGCCCGGTCACCGGGCGGGCCGCGGGGAAGTCCGTGGCCCGCTCCTGGTGCAGGGGCAGCCGGACCCTTCCGTCTTCCCCCGTTCCGCCTGGCCGGCGCCTCGGCCCGCCGGGCACTGACCATACGCCCCGGCGCTGGACGCCCTGTGCCGGGCACCGCCGGAGGCGTGAGCCGTTACGTGCCGTCGGTCCAGTACCGCTGCAGCCGGGCCACCGCCTCTTCCTTGGTCAGCGCGGCGACCTCCTCCTCGGCAAGGCCGACCCGATGGATCAGCAGGTGGACCAGATCCGCCGGTAGCGATTCCTTCGGTACGGGAGGAGCGCCCCGGTCCGGGAGCCGGTCGTCGAGCACACACTCCCAGAACTCGTCCTCGGTGATGTCGAGTTGGTCGCGCAGGATGTGGCGCCACATGGCTTGGCCGTAGACCGTGCGGTCGACCGGATGTGAGATACGGGTACGCAAAATCCGCCCGTCGTGCAGCGTCAGCTCGTAAGTGACGTGATGGGTCCCGGTGCGCCCGCGTGCGTCTCGCACCCGTTTCCACGCCTCGACGACGCAGAACCGATCATGGCGCTCGCGGTCCGGTTGCGGTCGGCTCATCACGCTGCCCCCACCAACCAGTCGGCCAGCTGCTGGTCGTTGCTCAGGGCGATCAGCTGCACCAAGCCCCAGTTGCCCTGATGGTTGGGGGCCATCCGCAGCCGGTCCTGCCAGTCGTCTGCATACTCGCGCAGAGCATCGACCATCTCCCCTATGGCTTCGTCGAAGGATGCCCCATCGGCGGCCACCGGGAGCCCGGGGATGAACACCGACCAGCCGCCGGCTTCCGCCACGACCTCGGCCTTGGACGGGCAGACCAGCGACAGGTGGTGGCGCAGTCGCTCGACATCCACGACGGCAGCGCACTCGGCGTCTCGCCGCACGGTGGCAACCCGTCCTTCACTGGCTGCGTCGAGAAGGTCCTTCAGGTGCGCACGCGCCTCGGTGTAGCTCTCGTAATGCACTGCGGACATGGGACAGGCCTCCTCGGCATTCCAGACATACAGACTGACTCAGCGCAAGCAAGTACGTCAAGTACGCCACGTACGTATCCGGCATGCGCTATCAACGTCGCCCCCCGATATCCGGTGGCGGGCCCCCCGCAGCCCGGTGTTACGTTTCCCCCGCCGGCCGCGGGACTCCGGTGCGACTTCCGGGACCCGCCTTTGAAGCAGTGTTTTCGCTGTTCGCGCCCTCATTCCCCGGCCGGCATCCGCACACCTACCGGGGGATCTCATGGCGGAGACCTGTGCCGACCTCATTGCGGCCGAGGACGTCCTGCTCTTTGTCAACGCCGCCGTCACCGCCACCGGCCAGCGGGAGTTCCGCTCGCAGGGGTACGAGCAGCAGCTCTCCCTCGACTTCCTGCACGAGTACGTCCGGGTCAACTACCGCCGGGTCTACGCCGCTGTGCTCGCGCTCGACATCAACGACCACAACGCCGCCCTGATCGTCCGGCGCCTCCTGGAGACCGCCGCCGAGGCGGAACCGGAGCAGAAGCGCATCGAGGGGCGGCTGATCGCGGCCCGGCTGGCGGTGCTGCCGCCGCAGCGCGTGTACCGGCTGTTCCGCACCCTGCGCGAGGCGAAGGTCAACAACCGCCGCACCCGCGCCATCATGCGCGACTGGCTCGCGGCCCGCCCGCACCCGGGCATGGACGCGGTGAAGTACCGCCGCGGGCTGAAGACCGCCGCACGGCACATTCATCTCCCGTACGGAGGGGCGGAGATCGGGGACTTCCTGTTCCGCCCCGGCCGCCGCGCCCGCTACGAGCACGAGCTGCTGGACACCTACCGCCGCGCGCGGTATGAGCAGGCCGCGCTCTACGAGCTGCCGTTCACCGTCGCCGAGGGCTTCGCCGCCAAGCACGGCATCCCACGCGGCGCGTTCCTGGAGCGGATCGCCCCGCGCATGACCCGGCTGGAGCGGCTGCGTACCCAGCGCACCGTCCCCGGGGCCGATCTGACCGTCATGCCGCTGACCCGGCTGGCGCTGTACGTGCTGTCACTGGACATCGACGAGCGGGTGCGCCGCCGCGCCGAGCTGACGGGTGCGCTGCGGGCCGCCGCGCACCGGGCGGCCGGGCCGCACGCCGGGTCGTGGGGGCGGGTCGCGGCGGTGCTGGACGACAGCTACTCGTCGTCCGGCTCGAGCGAGAAGCGGCGCCGTCCACTGGCCGTCGCGCTCGCCTGCCACTTCCTACTGGAGGCGCTCGCGGAGTCGTATGTACCGCTGTGGACGTCGGGGGGCACGGATCCGCTGCTGGTGCGCCCGTACGGGCCGACGCCGCTCGGCCTGCGGATCGTCGACGCCCTGGAACACGCCCCGGAGCGGCTGGTGATCGTGTCGGACGGCTGGGACAACGCGCCGCCGGGCCTGGCGGGGGAGGTTCTGCGGGTGTGGCGTACCCGGCTCGACCGGGACCGGCGCACCAGTGTCGTGCATATGAACCCGGTGTACGACGCGGACGGTTTCGATGTGCGCCGGCTGGCGCCGGGCGTGCCGACGGCCGGTGTCCGTGACGCGGAGGATCTGCCGGCGCTGGTGGAGGTCGCGCAGTTCGCGGAGGGCCGTACGGGCCTGGCCGGGCTGCATGCCTACCTGGACCGCCGGGTGGACCGTTTCCTCGGGGAGGGGCGATGACCAGGCTGGACATGACGGGGCTGTCGGCCCGGCCGGCCCAGGTGTGGGGCGGCATCCGGCTGGTCCCGCTGGTGCGCGAGGAACCACTGGAGGGGCTGCGGCTGCGCCATGAGGTGTACGGCCAGGGGTACGCGGCCGTCGACGCGGGGGCCGCGACGTATGTCTCGTACATTCCGCACGGTTTCGTCGCCGACTGGTCGGGCGACGGTACACAGTCCGCGTCCTACGGCACCCAGCTGAGCGGCATGTACGCGGAGGGCGGCCCGCCCGCGTGCGTTCCGCTGCGCTTCCACCACCGGATGGCGAAACGCGGGCGCGGCGAGAGGCTTCTCCGGTTCCTTCCTCTGCATCTCGCCCTGGAGGGCTATCTGGCGCTGCACTTCGGCGGCCCGACGGTGGCCTGGGACGAGTGGTCGCAGCAGGCGGTACGGAGGGGCCTGTCACCGCGCGCCGAGGCCGCCTACCGGGGCGCCGAGGTGCCCGGGCTCGCGGACGCGCTGCGGATCTTCGAGATCCATCCGGGCCAGTGCGGTGTGCTGGTGTACGCGGCGGACGCGCTTGCCGCCGCCTTCGTGGTCCCGCATCCGGACGACTACCGCGCCCTCCACGCCAGTCTGCTGGAGGACCTGTACGGCGAGCTGGTGCACCAGTACGCCCTCTACACCCGCCCGGTGCCGGAGTTCGAGGCTCGCATCACCGGCTCGGCGTATGTGCGTACCCTCGCGGATCTGCGGGCGGCGGCGCAGGAGCAGCTTCGGGCGTGGAGCGAGGCGCACGACACGGTGTTCGCGGGCGGGCTGCTGGACGCCTCGTACTCCTTCGAGCGCGTGTATCGCATGGGTTCAAATGATTTGTGGCGATTTCTTCCGCCGTTCACGCGCGGCGGACAGGAGCAGCACATCGGCGAGACGATCACCGACCACAAGGGGCGGGTGGCGTATCTCAAGACGTTCCGGCTGTCCGAGAGCCAGATCCGGCGCGGTCATCTGCTGCGAAGGCTCACACAGAACGACTGGCAACTCACGCGTACGGCCGAGGCGTTGGGGACGACAGTGGAGGAGCTTGCCCGGCGCATCCGCGCCGCAGGCTTCGAATCATTGCTCAAGCCGGACGTCGGGCATGCGAAACAAAGGAAGCCCATGTAACACGGGGTTCACAAACGGGCAACGGCCGGGAAATCACAGATTGCGAAGCTCTGGCCCAGACAGCGCCGCACCGCTGCCTCCCGCTACGCCCCGAAGGATGGCTTTCCGTGACGTTCAAGGCCGAGTACATCTGGATCGACGGCACCGAGCCGACGGCCAAGCTCCGCTCCAAGACGAAGGTCCTGGCGGACGGAGCCGAGCTGCCGCTCTGGGGCTTCGACGGTTCCAGCACCAACCAGGCCAAGGGTCGCGCCTCCGACCTCGTGCTCAAGCCGGTCTACACCTGCCCGGACCCGATCCGCGGCGGTGACAGCGTCCTGGTTCTGTGCGAGGTCCTCAACACGGACATGACCCCGCACGAGTCCAACACCCGTGCGCAGCTGGCGGAGGTCACGGAGCGGTTCGCCGCGCAGGAGCCGATCTTCGGCATCGAGCAGGAGTACACCTTCTTCGACGGCCAGCGCCCGCTCGGCTTCCCGCAGGGCGGCTTCCCCGCCCCGCAGGGCGGCTACTACTGCGGTGTCGGCGCCGACGAGATCTTCGGCCGCGACATCGTCGAGATGCACCTCGACCACTGCCTCGCCGCCGGCCTGGAGATCTCCGGCATCAACGCCGAGGTCATGCCGGGTCAGTGGGAGTTCCAGGTCGGCCCGGTGGACCCGCTGAAGGTCTCGGACCAGATGTGGATCGCCCGCTGGCTGCTCTACCGCACCGCCGAGGACTTCGACGTCTCCGCGACGCTCGACCCGAAGCCGGTGAAGGGCGACTGGAACGGCGCCGGCGCGCACACCAACTTCTCCACCAAGGCGATGCGCGAGGGTTACGACGCGATCATCACCGCCTGCGAGTCGCTGGGCGAGGGCTCCAAGCCGATGGACCACGTCAAGAACTACGGCGCCGGCATCGACGACCGCCTGACCGGTATGCACGAGACCGCCCCGTGGAACGAGTACAGCTACGGCGTCTCCGACCGCGGTGCCTCGGTCCGTATCCCGTGGCAGGTCGAGCGGGACGGCAAGGGCTACATCGAGGACCGCCGCCCGAACGCGAACGTCGACCCGTACGTGGTGACCCGCCTGCTGGTGGACACCTGCTGCGCCGCGCTGGAGAAGGCCGGCCAGGTCTGATCCTCCCCGCACCCGTAGAGGGGGCGTCCGCCGGACCGGCGGACGCCCCCTTCATGTCATGCTGTCCGGATCCGGTCCGCAGAACGGCGGGCCGACCGCGCCACCGGGCGGCACGGACCACCCGCACCGGGTGCACACCCATGACCATCTGGTCACCACGGTGTGGGGGTACGGCCATGTCGGCGACAGGACCGTGGACGGCCCTGTCGCCCGGCTGCGCCGCAAGCTGGGCGCCGACCCGGCACACGACCCAGACCGTGCGCCGGGTCGGCTACAAGTGCGCGCCCCGACGGGCAGGACCGGGCACCGGGGCTCGAAGCCCCGGCCTCTCGATCTCAGACCGCCCGCGAGCGGGCGCGGGCGCGGGCCATGAACCCCAGCAGCAGGTCCACGGCCAGGAACACCAGCAGGCTGATGCCCAGCATCGGGACGAACCAGCCGGCCAGCGCGGTGACCACGGCGAGCGGCAGAAGGACCGGCAGCGGAACCTTCCGCCAGGCGCCCCGCGGCATCGGCCGGCCGAAGCTCAGTGTGCGGTCCTTGGTCGGCCTGCGGTGCCACCACATCCGGTAGCTCCAGACGATGAGCAGGATCAGCGCGACGGCGAGCGCGGCCAGCGCGAGCTGGTTGAACATGCCGAGGAAGACGCCCATGTGTGCGTCGATGCCGATGCGCGTGAGCTTGGCGAGCAGGGGGTATTCGGCGAAGCGGAGTTCGTCGATGATCTTGCCGTCGGCCGGGTTCACGGCGACCGAGTCGAGGTGGACCGGGAACTGCTGGTCGGCCTCCGCGACGACATATCCCTCGCCCTCGGCCGGCAGGACGACCGAGACCGGGCCGTCGGTGTCGATACCGGCGGAACGAGCCGCGGCCACCGCCCGGTCGATGCCGATGTCGTGGCCCGCGTGGCCGTCATGGCCCCCGGCTGCCCCGCCGTGGTGACCCTCATGGCCGCCGCCGTCCGCTTCGGTGGAGGACGGCTCGACGGCAGCGGAGACCGACGGCGTCGCGCCCCCGAGCCGGTCCTGGACCATGCCGATGTTCTCGCCCGCGTACGTCGACCAGGTCAGGCCGGTCGCCGACAGCGCGACGAGTCCGGCGGCCGCCCACAGGCCGATGACTCCGTGCCGCGAGAGTGTCCGGCGGCGGCCGGTGGCGCCGCGCTCCGGCAGGGTCAGCGCACGCCTGGCGGACCGCTTGCGGCCGATCCAGAGCAGCACACCGCCGAGTGCGACCACCCAGAGCCAGCTGGCGGCCATTTCACTGTAGTTATGGCCGAAATCGCCGAGGTGCAGGTCGACGTGCAGCTCGCTGAGCCAGGCGCGCAGCGGGAGGGCGCCGGCGGAGTCGGTCAGTTCGCCGCGTACCTCTGCCGTGTACGGGTCGACGAAGACGGCGAGGGACTCCCCCTCGTCGA includes these proteins:
- a CDS encoding ArsC/Spx/MgsR family protein, which gives rise to MEIWINPACSKCRSALTLLDAEGADYTVRRYLEEVPSTDEIRAVLDRLGLEPWDITRTGEAIAKELDLKSWPRDEESRDRWIAALSEHPKLIQRPIITADDGTAVVARTEEAVRDALSR
- a CDS encoding cytotoxic translational repressor of toxin-antitoxin stability system — encoded protein: MSRPQPDRERHDRFCVVEAWKRVRDARGRTGTHHVTYELTLHDGRILRTRISHPVDRTVYGQAMWRHILRDQLDITEDEFWECVLDDRLPDRGAPPVPKESLPADLVHLLIHRVGLAEEEVAALTKEEAVARLQRYWTDGT
- a CDS encoding prevent-host-death protein; amino-acid sequence: MSAVHYESYTEARAHLKDLLDAASEGRVATVRRDAECAAVVDVERLRHHLSLVCPSKAEVVAEAGGWSVFIPGLPVAADGASFDEAIGEMVDALREYADDWQDRLRMAPNHQGNWGLVQLIALSNDQQLADWLVGAA
- a CDS encoding ARPP-2 domain-containing protein, with the translated sequence MTRLDMTGLSARPAQVWGGIRLVPLVREEPLEGLRLRHEVYGQGYAAVDAGAATYVSYIPHGFVADWSGDGTQSASYGTQLSGMYAEGGPPACVPLRFHHRMAKRGRGERLLRFLPLHLALEGYLALHFGGPTVAWDEWSQQAVRRGLSPRAEAAYRGAEVPGLADALRIFEIHPGQCGVLVYAADALAAAFVVPHPDDYRALHASLLEDLYGELVHQYALYTRPVPEFEARITGSAYVRTLADLRAAAQEQLRAWSEAHDTVFAGGLLDASYSFERVYRMGSNDLWRFLPPFTRGGQEQHIGETITDHKGRVAYLKTFRLSESQIRRGHLLRRLTQNDWQLTRTAEALGTTVEELARRIRAAGFESLLKPDVGHAKQRKPM
- the glnII gene encoding glutamine synthetase, which codes for MTFKAEYIWIDGTEPTAKLRSKTKVLADGAELPLWGFDGSSTNQAKGRASDLVLKPVYTCPDPIRGGDSVLVLCEVLNTDMTPHESNTRAQLAEVTERFAAQEPIFGIEQEYTFFDGQRPLGFPQGGFPAPQGGYYCGVGADEIFGRDIVEMHLDHCLAAGLEISGINAEVMPGQWEFQVGPVDPLKVSDQMWIARWLLYRTAEDFDVSATLDPKPVKGDWNGAGAHTNFSTKAMREGYDAIITACESLGEGSKPMDHVKNYGAGIDDRLTGMHETAPWNEYSYGVSDRGASVRIPWQVERDGKGYIEDRRPNANVDPYVVTRLLVDTCCAALEKAGQV
- a CDS encoding PepSY domain-containing protein gives rise to the protein MSIDTSPRGTEAGDEARSALASEAGAPAGRSTWSALRPLVLRIHFYAGVLIAPLLLVAAFSGLLYALSYQAEEIVYRHELTVPVGEKTVPLSEQVRAARDAHPEGTVTAVRPSAEDDASTRVLMSSPEVDEGESLAVFVDPYTAEVRGELTDSAGALPLRAWLSELHVDLHLGDFGHNYSEMAASWLWVVALGGVLLWIGRKRSARRALTLPERGATGRRRTLSRHGVIGLWAAAGLVALSATGLTWSTYAGENIGMVQDRLGGATPSVSAAVEPSSTEADGGGHEGHHGGAAGGHDGHAGHDIGIDRAVAAARSAGIDTDGPVSVVLPAEGEGYVVAEADQQFPVHLDSVAVNPADGKIIDELRFAEYPLLAKLTRIGIDAHMGVFLGMFNQLALAALAVALILLIVWSYRMWWHRRPTKDRTLSFGRPMPRGAWRKVPLPVLLPLAVVTALAGWFVPMLGISLLVFLAVDLLLGFMARARARSRAV